A single window of Leishmania infantum JPCM5 genome chromosome 35 DNA harbors:
- a CDS encoding putative glycerol kinase, glycosomal: MPYVASIDQGTTSSRCIIFDEKFTVLSAHQLFHKQITPRPGWLEHDPEEIYSNCCLCLAEALKKLRSKDPKFDKVSAIGITNQRETGVAWDRKTGKPLCNAIVWSDARTYELSNRIAKECGGGDSNFAASITGLPVSTYFTAFKFRWMLENVPAVAAARKSGSLLLGTIETWLLWKLSEGKVFVTDVSNASRTFLMNLRTQQWCDKLCQELDIPRATLPEIRSNSEHYCNVSANDHGIRDALGMPTPVTGCIGDQQSALFGHIGLNKGDAKNTYGTGCFVLMNVGTEPQFSKHGLLGTIAYKLGTEPTKFALEGSIAGAGATVEWMRSNLGFFDHPMEMESIARKVGSTDGVVFVPAFGGLLAPYWDPTARGTLVGMTYKTNKSHIIRAALEAISMQVSAVMLAMKEDSGVEINCLRVDGGLTRSRLLMEMQADILGVNLYVPHLTETTALGAALCAGLAVGVWKSIEEVQKTAKEHLSGETVTPITADEQVRKARLEAWNAAVKLSQWAKL; the protein is encoded by the coding sequence ATGCCGTACGTCGCGTCTATTGACCAGGGCACCACCTCTAGTCGGTGCATCATCTTCGACGAAAAATTCACCGTCCTCTCAGCCCACCAGCTCTTCCATAAACAGATCACGCCGCGTCCTGGGTGGCTGGAGCACGATCCGGAAGAGATTTACAGCAACTGTTGCCTCTGCCTTGCAgaggcgctgaagaagcTGCGCTCAAAAGACCCCAAGTTCGACAAAGTGTCCGCGATAGGTATCACGAACCAGCGTGAGACAGGTGTCGCCTGGGACCGCAAGACCGGGAAGCCGCTGTGCAACGCCATTGTGTGGAGCGACGCCCGTACCTATGAATTGAGCAACCGCATCGCAAAGGAatgtggtggcggcgacagcaaCTTTGCCGCCAGTATTACTGGCTTGCCCGTAAGCACCTACTTCACCGCCTTCAAGTTCCGCTGGATGCTGGAAAATGTCccagccgtcgccgccgcgcgcaaGAGCGGCTCGCTACTCCTCGGCACTATCGAGACGTGGCTGCTGTGGAAGCTGAGCGAGGGCAAGGTGTTTGTGACGGATGTGTCAAACGCCAGCCGCACCTTCCTAATGAACCTGAGGACGCAACAGTGGTGCGACAAGCTCTGCCAGGAGCTCGACATTCCACGCGCGACACTGCCGGAGATtcgcagcaacagcgagcACTACTGCAATGTCTCGGCCAACGATCACGGCATCCGCGATGCTCTCGGCATGCCGACGCCCGTGACGGGCTGCATTGGTGACCAGCAGAGTGCCCTGTTCGGTCACATAGGCCTGAACAAGGGTGATGCCAAGAACACCTACGGCACGGGCTGCTTTGTGCTCATGAACGTGGGCACGGAGCCGCAGTTCTCGAAGCACGGTCTGCTCGGCACCATTGCGTACAAACTGGGTACCGAGCCGACCAAATTTGCCCTGGAGGGCTCCATTGCGGGCGCTGGCGCCACAGTGGAATGGATGCGGTCCAACCTTGGCTTCTTCGACCACCCCATGGAGATGGAGAGCATCGCCCGCAAAGTGGGCAGCACAGACGGAGTCGTGTTTGTGCCTGCCTTCGGCGGTCTTCTCGCCCCGTACTGGGACCCGACGGCTCGTGGCACCCTTGTGGGCATGACGTACAAAACGAATAAGTCGCACATAatccgcgccgccctcgagGCCATCTCCATGCAGGTGAGCGCAGTGATGCTTGCTATGAAAGAGGATAGCGGCGTTGAGATCAACTGCCTGCGCGTCGACGGTGGGCTCACGCGTAGTCGCCTGCTCATGGAGATGCAGGCCGACATCCTGGGTGTGAACCTTTACGTGCCGCATCTCACCGAGACGACCGCCCTTGGCGCAGCCCTTTGCGCTGGCCTGGCCGTCGGCGTCTGGAAGTCTATCGAGGAGGTACAGAAGACGGCCAAGGAGCACCTTAGCGGTGAGACTGTGACCCCCATCACGGCAGATGAACAAGTGCGCAAGGCTCGCCTGGAGGCCTGGAACGCCGCCGTGAAGCTGTCGCAATGGGCGAAGCTGTAA